One Nocardioides aromaticivorans genomic window carries:
- the sucB gene encoding 2-oxoglutarate dehydrogenase, E2 component, dihydrolipoamide succinyltransferase translates to MATEVTLPALGESVTEGTVTRWLKQVGDQIAIDEPLLEVSTDKVDTEIPSPVAGTLIEIRANEDDTVEIGAVLAVVGEAGESTGAAPAAAAEEAPAPAAEEAPAPAPAEEAPATPAAPEEPSAPEAPAAPAAGGAASGTAVTLPALGESVTEGTVTRWLKQVGDAVAVDEPLLEVSTDKVDTEIPSPVAGTLLEIKAAEDETVEIGAELAIIGSGSPAAAPAAPAAPAAPEPEPAPAAAAPEPTPAPEPTPAPAPTAVDNAPAPAAPAPAAPAAPAAPAPTPSPAVAQAAAASVAEDGPGYVTPLVRKLAAQHGVDLGQVKGSGVGGRIRKQDVLDAAAAAKSAAPAAAAPAAAAPAAPAAAAPSASPSPLRGQTVKISRLRKIIAERMTESLHISAQLTQVVEVDVTNIARLRESVKDAFLAREGVKLSYLPFFTKAAIDTLKQHPVLNATLDLEAGEITYNDRENVAFAVDTEKGLLTPVVKDAGDLSISGIAKKIADVAERTRTNKIGPDELSGGTFTITNLGSFGALWDTPIINQPQVAILGPGAVVKRPVVIDDEDLGETIAVRHMVYLALTYDHRVVDGADAGRFLRDLKKRLESGQFEV, encoded by the coding sequence ATGGCGACCGAAGTCACTCTCCCCGCGCTCGGTGAGTCCGTCACCGAAGGCACCGTCACCCGCTGGCTCAAGCAAGTCGGCGACCAGATCGCGATCGACGAGCCGCTGCTCGAGGTCAGCACCGACAAGGTCGACACGGAGATCCCGTCGCCCGTTGCCGGCACGCTGATCGAGATCCGGGCCAACGAGGACGACACGGTCGAGATCGGTGCCGTGCTGGCGGTCGTCGGCGAGGCGGGCGAGTCCACCGGCGCCGCGCCGGCCGCCGCTGCCGAGGAGGCTCCGGCCCCCGCCGCCGAGGAGGCGCCCGCCCCCGCCCCGGCCGAGGAGGCGCCCGCCACCCCCGCCGCCCCCGAGGAGCCGTCGGCCCCCGAGGCCCCGGCCGCACCCGCCGCCGGTGGCGCCGCCAGCGGTACGGCGGTCACGCTGCCCGCGCTCGGGGAGTCGGTCACCGAGGGCACGGTCACCCGCTGGCTCAAGCAGGTCGGTGACGCCGTCGCCGTCGACGAGCCGCTGCTCGAGGTGAGCACCGACAAGGTCGACACCGAGATCCCGTCGCCGGTCGCCGGCACGCTGCTGGAGATCAAGGCCGCCGAGGACGAGACCGTCGAGATCGGCGCCGAGCTCGCGATCATCGGCTCCGGCTCCCCGGCTGCCGCGCCGGCCGCTCCCGCCGCCCCGGCCGCCCCGGAGCCCGAGCCGGCTCCGGCCGCCGCTGCTCCCGAGCCCACCCCGGCCCCCGAGCCGACCCCGGCGCCCGCGCCGACCGCGGTCGACAACGCCCCGGCACCGGCTGCCCCGGCACCGGCCGCGCCGGCTGCTCCGGCCGCCCCCGCGCCGACCCCGTCGCCCGCCGTGGCCCAGGCCGCGGCCGCGTCGGTCGCCGAGGACGGCCCCGGCTACGTCACCCCGCTGGTCCGCAAGCTCGCCGCCCAGCACGGCGTCGACCTGGGCCAGGTCAAGGGCTCCGGCGTCGGCGGCCGCATCCGCAAGCAGGACGTCCTCGACGCGGCGGCCGCCGCCAAGTCGGCCGCCCCGGCCGCCGCCGCACCGGCTGCTGCTGCGCCCGCCGCTCCCGCCGCGGCTGCGCCGAGCGCCTCGCCGTCGCCGCTGCGCGGCCAGACGGTCAAGATCTCGCGACTGCGCAAGATCATCGCCGAGCGGATGACCGAGTCGCTGCACATCTCGGCCCAGCTCACCCAGGTGGTCGAGGTCGACGTCACCAACATCGCCCGCCTGCGCGAGTCGGTGAAGGACGCCTTCCTGGCGCGCGAGGGCGTCAAGCTGTCGTACCTGCCGTTCTTCACCAAGGCGGCGATCGACACCCTCAAGCAGCACCCGGTGCTCAACGCCACCCTCGACCTCGAGGCCGGCGAGATCACCTACAACGACCGCGAGAACGTCGCCTTCGCCGTCGACACCGAGAAGGGCCTGCTCACGCCGGTCGTCAAGGACGCCGGCGACCTGTCGATCTCCGGCATCGCCAAGAAGATCGCCGACGTCGCCGAGCGGACCCGGACCAACAAGATCGGTCCCGACGAGCTCTCCGGCGGCACCTTCACGATCACCAACCTGGGCAGCTTCGGCGCCCTGTGGGACACCCCGATCATCAACCAGCCGCAGGTCGCCATCCTCGGCCCCGGTGCCGTGGTCAAGCGTCCCGTGGTGATCGACGACGAGGACCTCGGCGAGACCATCGCCGTGCGCCACATGGTCTACCTCGCGCTGACCTACGACCACCGCGTGGTCGACGGCGCCGACGCCGGCCGCTTCCTGCGTGACCTGAAGAAGCGCCTGGAGTCCGGCCAGTTCGAGGTCTGA
- a CDS encoding TIGR01777 family oxidoreductase, whose product MTSSPRLSVVVAGSSGFLGRHLVTELRERGHTVTPLVRRPARSGESPWDPQGGKVDTAVVQGADVVVNLAGAPLVGNPHSKKWERDVLASRVTTTRLLAETIAAAPTPPALVNASGVSWYGDHGSAALTESSDSRGHAFLTRVAREWEGATQPAVDAGARVVRLRTAPVQDRASQPLKSQSLQFKAGLGGRIGSGEQFYPVISLRDWVAAAAFLVEHPTASGPANLCAPTTATNKEFTATLGRLVRRPAFFAVPSPVIRVAAGPMAPELLGSLNLRPQALLDLGHTFADPDVEAVLRTGLSG is encoded by the coding sequence GTGACCTCCTCCCCTCGCCTGTCCGTCGTCGTCGCCGGCTCGTCCGGCTTCCTGGGTCGCCACCTCGTGACCGAGCTGCGCGAGCGCGGCCACACCGTCACGCCGCTCGTGCGCCGCCCGGCGCGCTCCGGGGAGTCGCCCTGGGACCCGCAGGGCGGGAAGGTCGACACCGCCGTCGTGCAGGGAGCCGACGTCGTGGTCAACCTCGCCGGTGCACCCCTGGTCGGCAACCCGCACTCGAAGAAGTGGGAGCGCGACGTCCTCGCCAGCCGGGTGACGACCACCCGCCTCCTCGCCGAGACGATCGCGGCCGCGCCGACGCCGCCGGCGCTGGTCAACGCCTCCGGCGTCAGCTGGTACGGCGACCACGGCTCCGCCGCGCTCACCGAGTCCTCCGACAGCCGTGGCCACGCCTTCCTCACCCGGGTGGCCCGCGAGTGGGAGGGCGCGACACAGCCCGCCGTCGACGCCGGCGCCCGCGTCGTCAGGCTGCGGACGGCGCCCGTGCAGGACCGGGCCAGCCAGCCGCTGAAGTCGCAGAGCCTGCAGTTCAAGGCGGGCCTGGGCGGGCGGATCGGCAGCGGCGAGCAGTTCTACCCGGTGATCTCGCTGCGCGACTGGGTCGCGGCCGCCGCCTTCCTCGTCGAGCACCCGACCGCCTCCGGGCCCGCCAACCTGTGCGCGCCGACGACCGCGACCAACAAGGAGTTCACGGCGACCCTCGGCCGACTGGTCCGGCGACCGGCCTTCTTCGCGGTGCCCTCCCCCGTCATCCGCGTCGCGGCGGGCCCGATGGCGCCCGAACTGCTCGGCTCCCTCAACCTGCGACCGCAGGCGCTGCTCGACCTGGGCCACACCTTCGCCGACCCCGACGTCGAGGCGGTGCTCAGAACCGGCCTCTCGGGCTGA
- the lipB gene encoding lipoyl(octanoyl) transferase LipB has translation MTLDFREAGLGPDAIEYMAAWELQREVHQQVVDGALPDTVLLLEHPPVFTAGKRTKPADRPADPGGAPVIDVDRGGQITFHGPGQLVGYPIVRLPDHVKVVDYVRRVEEALIAVCADFGVTTARVPGRSGVWLKADERGPERKIAAIGIRVSKGVTMHGFSLNCDVDMGWYDRFVPCGISDAGVTSLTRELGRDVPVTEVLESVRRHLADYLSWRAYDATPDYEPRPDPAKVPAASRTEPDAPVGVAVLTYPAR, from the coding sequence GTGACGCTGGACTTCCGGGAGGCCGGGCTCGGCCCCGACGCGATCGAGTACATGGCGGCCTGGGAGCTGCAGCGCGAGGTGCACCAGCAGGTCGTCGACGGCGCCCTGCCCGACACCGTGCTGCTGCTCGAGCACCCGCCGGTCTTCACCGCCGGCAAGCGCACGAAGCCCGCGGACCGGCCGGCCGACCCGGGCGGCGCGCCCGTCATCGACGTCGACCGCGGCGGTCAGATCACCTTCCACGGCCCTGGCCAGCTGGTCGGCTACCCGATCGTCCGGCTGCCCGACCACGTCAAGGTCGTCGACTACGTCCGCCGCGTCGAGGAGGCGCTGATCGCGGTCTGCGCCGACTTCGGCGTCACCACCGCCCGCGTGCCCGGGCGCAGCGGCGTGTGGTTGAAGGCCGACGAGCGCGGCCCCGAGCGCAAGATCGCGGCGATCGGCATCCGGGTCAGCAAGGGCGTCACGATGCACGGCTTCTCGCTCAACTGCGACGTCGACATGGGCTGGTACGACCGCTTCGTCCCGTGCGGCATCTCCGACGCCGGGGTCACCTCGCTGACCCGCGAGCTCGGCCGCGACGTCCCGGTCACCGAGGTGCTCGAGTCGGTCCGGCGCCACCTCGCCGACTACCTCTCCTGGCGCGCGTACGACGCCACGCCCGACTACGAGCCGCGGCCCGACCCCGCCAAGGTGCCGGCAGCGTCACGAACGGAGCCCGACGCGCCCGTCGGCGTGGCGGTCCTCACCTACCCCGCTCGCTGA
- a CDS encoding ABC transporter ATP-binding protein, with protein MSDLVIETSGLRKEFRSVRRGVRVAVQNLDLAVPAGGGVHGFLGPNGSGKTTTIRMLLGLVRPTRGTMRLFGEPVPQRLPHVIGRVGAVVESPKFSPNFSGRLNLELLAGSIGAPKARVDQAIETVQLSGREKEKYKSYSLGMKQRIAIAATLLKDPALLILDEPTNGLDPAGIREIRETIRGLGEAGVTVLLSSHILAEVQQVCTSATIIGNGRLLASGRVDDLLGTSTVHRVVVADPARAAEALARAELAATVDGDALRVDAADPARITQVLGEAGIWLSELTPLRPDLETVFLELTRSEQLGGAQ; from the coding sequence ATGAGCGATCTCGTGATCGAGACCAGCGGGCTGCGCAAGGAGTTCCGCTCCGTGCGGCGCGGCGTGCGCGTCGCCGTACAGAACCTCGACCTGGCGGTCCCCGCCGGCGGGGGTGTCCACGGCTTCCTCGGGCCCAACGGCTCGGGCAAGACCACGACGATCCGGATGCTGCTCGGGCTGGTCCGCCCGACGCGCGGCACGATGCGGCTCTTCGGCGAGCCGGTGCCGCAGCGGCTCCCCCACGTCATCGGCCGGGTCGGCGCGGTCGTCGAGTCGCCGAAGTTCTCCCCCAACTTCAGCGGCCGGCTCAACCTCGAGCTGCTCGCCGGCTCCATCGGTGCGCCGAAGGCGCGCGTCGACCAGGCGATCGAGACCGTGCAGCTCTCCGGGCGCGAGAAGGAGAAGTACAAGTCGTACTCCCTCGGCATGAAGCAGCGCATCGCCATCGCCGCCACGCTGCTCAAGGACCCCGCGCTGCTGATCCTCGACGAGCCGACCAACGGCCTCGACCCGGCCGGCATCCGCGAGATCCGCGAGACCATCCGCGGCCTCGGTGAGGCCGGTGTGACCGTCCTGCTCAGCTCGCACATCCTCGCCGAAGTCCAGCAGGTGTGCACCTCGGCCACGATCATCGGCAACGGCCGATTGCTCGCCTCCGGGCGGGTCGACGACCTCCTCGGCACCAGCACGGTGCACCGGGTGGTCGTCGCGGACCCGGCCCGCGCGGCGGAGGCACTGGCGCGGGCCGAGCTCGCCGCCACGGTCGACGGCGACGCCCTGCGGGTGGACGCGGCCGACCCGGCGCGGATCACCCAGGTGCTCGGTGAGGCCGGCATCTGGCTGAGCGAGCTGACCCCGCTCCGGCCCGACCTCGAGACGGTGTTCCTCGAGCTCACCCGCTCCGAGCAGCTGGGCGGTGCCCAGTGA
- the lipA gene encoding lipoyl synthase, with the protein MTATPEGRKLLRLEVRNAETPIERKPSWIKTRAKMGPEYTALQKLVKSEGLHTVCQEAGCPNIFECWEDREATFLIGGDQCTRRCDFCQIDTGKPQPLDRDEPRRVAESVQAMELKYATITGVARDDLADGGAWLYAETVRAIHELNPGTGVENLIPDFNGRPELLAEVFESRPEVLAHNVETVPRIFKRIRPAFRYDRSLDVLTQARAFGLVTKSNLILGMGETREEVSQALRDLHEAGCELVTITQYLRPSPRHHPVERWVKPEEFVELAAEAEEIGFAGVLSGPLVRSSYRAGRLYRQAMAARDARAEASA; encoded by the coding sequence GTGACTGCAACGCCCGAGGGACGCAAGCTTCTCCGCCTCGAAGTCCGCAACGCGGAGACCCCGATCGAGCGGAAGCCCTCGTGGATCAAGACCCGCGCGAAGATGGGCCCGGAGTACACCGCGCTGCAGAAGCTGGTGAAGTCCGAGGGCCTGCACACGGTCTGCCAGGAGGCCGGCTGCCCCAACATCTTCGAGTGCTGGGAGGACCGCGAGGCCACCTTCCTCATCGGCGGTGACCAGTGCACCCGCCGCTGCGACTTCTGCCAGATCGACACCGGCAAGCCCCAGCCGCTGGACCGCGACGAGCCCCGCCGGGTCGCGGAGTCGGTCCAGGCGATGGAGCTGAAGTACGCCACCATCACCGGCGTCGCCCGCGACGACCTCGCTGACGGCGGCGCGTGGCTGTACGCCGAGACCGTCCGCGCGATCCACGAGCTCAACCCGGGCACCGGGGTGGAGAACCTGATCCCCGACTTCAACGGCCGTCCCGAGCTGCTGGCCGAGGTGTTCGAGTCGCGGCCCGAGGTGCTGGCCCACAACGTGGAGACGGTGCCGCGGATCTTCAAGCGGATCCGTCCGGCGTTCCGCTACGACCGCTCCCTCGACGTGCTGACCCAGGCCCGGGCGTTCGGGCTGGTCACGAAGTCCAACCTGATCCTGGGCATGGGCGAGACCCGCGAGGAGGTCTCCCAGGCCCTGCGCGACCTGCACGAGGCGGGTTGCGAGCTGGTGACCATCACCCAGTACCTGCGTCCCTCGCCGCGCCACCACCCCGTGGAGCGGTGGGTCAAGCCCGAGGAGTTCGTCGAGCTCGCCGCCGAGGCCGAGGAGATCGGGTTCGCCGGAGTCCTCTCGGGACCGCTGGTCCGTTCGTCGTACCGGGCCGGTCGTCTGTATCGTCAGGCGATGGCCGCGCGCGACGCGCGGGCCGAAGCATCCGCCTGA
- a CDS encoding DUF4191 domain-containing protein: MSNTPLDPSTMSRRRQILETYRMTREVDPSIRWWLLGSFLVFGGLGMALFRLVLPHNDSVFSWILAGLASFLIGLFAVIVVFGRRAQRAAFKRLEGQLGAAARALTMLRRGWVVEEVVGFTKQQDMVHRVVGPPGIVLVAEGNPSRVKQLLISEHRKHERVVGEYPVHEVLVGNDEGQVPLTKLVQHVRKLGRQVKPAEITELRQRLRALDAQRPKAPIPRGPVPTSMKGMRGNLRGR; this comes from the coding sequence ATGTCGAACACGCCCCTCGACCCCTCCACGATGAGCCGTCGTCGGCAGATCCTCGAGACCTACCGCATGACGCGGGAGGTCGACCCGTCGATCCGCTGGTGGCTCCTCGGCTCCTTCCTGGTCTTCGGCGGCCTGGGCATGGCGCTCTTCCGCCTCGTCCTGCCGCACAACGACTCCGTCTTCAGCTGGATCCTCGCCGGCCTCGCGAGCTTCCTGATCGGCCTGTTCGCGGTCATCGTGGTCTTCGGCCGCCGCGCCCAGCGCGCCGCCTTCAAGCGCCTCGAGGGCCAGCTCGGCGCCGCCGCCCGCGCGCTCACCATGCTGCGTCGCGGCTGGGTGGTCGAGGAGGTCGTCGGCTTCACCAAGCAGCAGGACATGGTCCACCGCGTCGTCGGCCCCCCGGGCATCGTGCTCGTCGCCGAGGGCAACCCGAGCCGGGTCAAGCAGCTGCTCATCAGCGAGCACAGGAAGCACGAGCGGGTCGTCGGCGAGTACCCCGTCCACGAGGTGCTGGTCGGCAACGACGAGGGCCAGGTCCCGCTGACCAAGCTGGTCCAGCACGTCCGCAAGCTCGGCCGCCAGGTCAAGCCCGCCGAGATCACCGAGCTCCGCCAGCGCCTGCGCGCCCTGGACGCCCAGCGCCCCAAGGCCCCGATCCCGCGGGGTCCGGTGCCGACGTCGATGAAGGGCATGCGCGGGAACCTCCGCGGCCGCTGA
- a CDS encoding DUF6318 family protein produces MRSLRAALAASLAALALLAGCSDDDPSPGDPGSTSTPTGNPETPTSSATAKPTEPALPDAATKATEAGARAFITYYWDLINYAQATGDVKALKRVSGPNCDACTGINDRLHDQYAKGGHVEGGTNSSRVLKASELTTASESAYGFRIRAEVSHDEQTIYDGDGTADQRAAGTDIFVMVLFWSANDSWRLDVMQVD; encoded by the coding sequence ATGCGCTCGCTCCGCGCCGCCCTGGCGGCGTCCCTGGCCGCCCTCGCCCTGCTGGCGGGCTGCTCCGACGACGACCCATCGCCCGGCGACCCCGGCTCCACGTCGACGCCGACCGGCAACCCGGAGACGCCGACGTCCAGCGCCACGGCGAAGCCGACCGAGCCTGCGCTCCCGGACGCCGCGACGAAGGCGACCGAGGCCGGGGCACGGGCGTTCATCACGTACTACTGGGACCTGATCAATTACGCGCAGGCAACCGGGGATGTGAAGGCACTGAAGCGGGTGTCGGGCCCCAATTGCGATGCGTGCACGGGCATCAACGACAGGCTCCACGATCAGTACGCGAAGGGCGGCCACGTCGAAGGAGGGACGAACTCGAGTCGGGTCCTGAAGGCGTCCGAGCTGACCACAGCATCGGAATCGGCGTACGGCTTCCGCATACGCGCCGAGGTTTCACATGACGAGCAGACAATCTATGACGGCGACGGCACGGCTGACCAGCGCGCTGCAGGCACCGACATCTTCGTCATGGTTCTCTTTTGGTCGGCCAACGACAGTTGGCGGCTCGACGTGATGCAGGTCGATTGA
- a CDS encoding PKD domain-containing protein: MEAAEEGIRNGQQGSADVSGVGGKSADPGFAAGSGACPGAEAVIDQSNAPAGISFCQQYAEPTTPVLTVGLIRNAFAELKLPAGELVIQPPDGLTLVNFDTNFYTTSTRPIARTVTLLGRRVTLEATPSTFHWSFGDGERLSTSDPGAPYPSLRVTHNYLRKDTYRPSLGTTYTGRYRVDGGPWHQIPGTVTINGTGQALRAIEAEPRLASY; encoded by the coding sequence GTGGAAGCTGCCGAGGAAGGCATCCGAAACGGTCAACAGGGCAGCGCCGACGTCTCCGGCGTTGGCGGAAAGTCGGCCGACCCCGGTTTCGCAGCTGGTTCTGGTGCGTGCCCCGGGGCAGAGGCGGTCATCGATCAGTCGAATGCCCCCGCTGGCATCAGCTTCTGCCAGCAGTACGCCGAGCCGACCACCCCCGTCCTCACCGTCGGCCTCATCCGCAACGCCTTCGCCGAGCTGAAGCTCCCCGCCGGCGAGCTCGTCATCCAGCCGCCCGACGGCCTGACCCTGGTCAACTTCGACACGAACTTCTACACGACCAGCACCCGACCGATCGCCCGCACGGTCACCCTCCTCGGCCGCCGGGTCACCCTCGAGGCGACCCCGAGCACCTTCCACTGGAGCTTCGGTGACGGCGAGCGGCTCTCGACCAGCGACCCCGGCGCGCCGTACCCGAGCCTCCGGGTGACCCACAACTACCTGCGCAAGGACACCTACCGCCCGAGCCTCGGCACGACGTACACCGGGCGCTACCGCGTCGACGGCGGGCCGTGGCACCAGATCCCGGGCACGGTCACCATCAACGGCACCGGCCAGGCGCTGCGCGCGATCGAGGCCGAGCCCAGGCTGGCCAGCTACTGA